A single region of the Streptomyces sp. NBC_01803 genome encodes:
- a CDS encoding NAD-dependent epimerase/dehydratase family protein, protein MPTHVVIGAGPIGSGVARLLADSGDRVRVVTRGGGGPDHPSVERVAADATDAARLTELTTDATTLFNCAAPPYNRWPEEFPPLSDAAISAAERTGARYVLMGNLYGYGPVDGPLTEDLPLAPTSRKGQVRVRMWEDALAAHEAGWLRATEVRASDFLGRGAGSLYNLMITANILAGEPAAYPADLDAPHAWTHVGDAAATLVAAARTDEAFGRAWHAPSTSHASARELTARLAGLTGSPAPRLREMTDEEVAQAGLADPIVAELPEILYLDRRPLVVNAEAAERVLGVKPTPFDQALLEMAEGHRASA, encoded by the coding sequence ATGCCCACGCATGTCGTCATCGGCGCCGGCCCCATCGGCTCGGGCGTCGCCCGCCTGCTCGCGGACTCCGGCGACCGGGTCCGCGTCGTCACCCGCGGCGGCGGCGGCCCCGACCATCCGTCGGTCGAGCGGGTGGCGGCCGACGCGACCGACGCCGCCCGGCTGACGGAGCTGACCACCGACGCCACCACCCTGTTCAACTGCGCGGCGCCGCCCTACAACCGCTGGCCCGAGGAGTTCCCGCCGCTGTCCGACGCGGCGATCTCGGCCGCCGAGCGCACCGGGGCGCGCTATGTCCTGATGGGCAACCTGTATGGGTACGGCCCGGTGGACGGGCCGCTCACCGAGGACCTGCCGCTGGCGCCGACCTCGCGCAAGGGCCAGGTGCGGGTGCGGATGTGGGAGGACGCGCTGGCCGCGCACGAGGCCGGCTGGCTGCGCGCCACCGAGGTGCGGGCCAGCGACTTCCTCGGCCGGGGCGCGGGCTCGCTCTACAACCTGATGATCACCGCGAACATCCTGGCCGGCGAGCCCGCCGCCTACCCGGCGGACCTCGACGCGCCGCACGCCTGGACCCACGTCGGCGACGCCGCCGCCACGCTGGTGGCGGCGGCCAGGACGGACGAGGCCTTCGGCCGTGCCTGGCACGCCCCGTCCACCTCCCATGCCTCGGCCCGGGAGCTGACCGCCCGCCTGGCCGGGCTGACCGGCTCTCCCGCGCCCCGGCTGCGCGAGATGACGGACGAGGAGGTCGCCCAGGCGGGGCTGGCCGACCCGATCGTGGCCGAGCTGCCCGAGATCCTCTACCTCGACCGGCGCCCGCTGGTGGTGAATGCGGAGGCGGCCGAGCGGGTGCTCGGGGTCAAGCCGACGCCGTTCGACCAGGCGCTGCTGGAGATGGCCGAAGGCCACCGGGCGTCCGCCTGA
- a CDS encoding BMP family lipoprotein — translation MRRVSRFAATVAVSAVLALTASACGESSTESNENDGNETGDSSHGVGIAFDVGGRNDHSFNESAARGGDRAEEELGVHVEYQTARNGETDADRVQRLTSLAQEGYNPVIGVGFLYGNAIAEVAADFPDTTFGVVDSAPEGDNVYGMVFAEHEGSYLAGVAAALKTESDTVGFIGGVQIPLIQKFEAGFVQGVEDTNPDVEVEVNYLYRDDDRGFSDPARAAEQASGMLDRGVDVIYTAAGSSGQGSIEQVAGVEGAWAIGVDSDQYAQPGLAEFQDSILTSVVKGVDVAVFDLIEAVVGGEAPSGVHEYTLAENGVSLATSGGFVDDIQAQIEEATQKIIDGEVVVNDTP, via the coding sequence GCAGCAACGGTCGCCGTTTCGGCGGTCCTGGCGCTCACCGCCAGTGCCTGTGGTGAGAGCTCCACCGAATCGAACGAGAACGACGGCAACGAGACCGGTGACTCCTCGCACGGCGTCGGCATCGCCTTCGACGTCGGCGGCCGGAACGACCACTCGTTCAACGAGTCCGCCGCGCGCGGTGGCGACCGGGCCGAGGAAGAGCTCGGTGTCCACGTCGAGTACCAGACGGCCCGCAACGGCGAGACCGACGCCGACCGTGTCCAGCGCCTCACCTCCCTGGCCCAGGAGGGCTACAACCCGGTGATCGGCGTCGGCTTCCTCTATGGCAACGCCATCGCGGAGGTCGCCGCGGACTTCCCGGACACCACATTCGGCGTGGTCGACTCGGCCCCCGAGGGCGACAACGTCTACGGCATGGTCTTCGCCGAGCACGAGGGCTCCTACCTGGCCGGCGTCGCCGCCGCCCTGAAGACCGAGTCCGACACCGTCGGCTTCATCGGCGGCGTGCAGATCCCGCTGATCCAGAAGTTCGAGGCGGGCTTCGTGCAGGGGGTCGAGGACACCAACCCGGACGTCGAGGTCGAGGTCAACTACCTCTACCGCGACGACGACCGCGGCTTCAGCGACCCGGCCCGCGCCGCCGAGCAGGCCAGCGGCATGCTCGACCGCGGCGTGGACGTCATCTACACCGCGGCCGGCTCCTCCGGCCAGGGCTCGATCGAGCAGGTCGCCGGTGTCGAGGGCGCCTGGGCGATCGGTGTCGACTCCGACCAGTACGCGCAGCCGGGGCTGGCCGAGTTCCAGGACTCGATCCTCACCTCGGTGGTGAAGGGTGTGGACGTGGCGGTGTTCGACCTCATCGAGGCGGTCGTCGGCGGCGAGGCCCCGTCCGGCGTCCACGAGTACACCCTGGCCGAGAACGGCGTCTCGCTGGCCACCTCGGGTGGCTTCGTCGATGACATCCAGGCCCAGATCGAAGAGGCGACCCAGAAGATCATCGATGGCGAGGTCGTCGTCAACGACACCCCGTAG
- a CDS encoding thymidine phosphorylase, giving the protein MDAITIIRAKRDGGVLTPEQIDWIIAAYTRGDVADEQMAALAMAILLNGMTRPEIARWTAAMIASGERMDFSRLPLPTTDKHSTGGVGDKITLPLAPLVAACGAAVPQLSGRGLGHSGGTLDKLESIPGWRASLSNDEMLGVLREAGAVVCAAGAGLAPADRKLYALRDVTATVESIPLIASSIMSKKIAEGTGALVLDVKAGSGAFMKTVEDARELAETMVEIGTDHGVRTVALLTDMNTPLGLTAGNALEVRESVEVLAGGGPTDVVELTLALAREMLDAAGLTDADPARALADGSAMDRWRRMITAQGGDPDAPLPTARERHVLAAPASGVLTRLDAYAVGVAAWRLGAGRTRKEDPVQAGAGVELHAKPGDKVTAGAPLLTLHTDTPERFDAALAELAGDAIRIEEGADVRATPTVLGRIA; this is encoded by the coding sequence ATGGACGCCATCACCATCATCCGCGCCAAGCGCGACGGCGGGGTCCTGACCCCGGAGCAGATCGACTGGATCATCGCCGCCTATACGCGGGGGGACGTCGCCGACGAGCAGATGGCGGCGCTGGCCATGGCCATCCTGCTCAACGGCATGACCCGCCCGGAGATCGCCCGCTGGACGGCGGCCATGATCGCCTCCGGCGAGCGCATGGACTTCTCCCGCCTGCCGCTGCCGACGACCGACAAGCACTCGACGGGCGGCGTCGGGGACAAGATCACCCTGCCGCTGGCTCCGCTGGTGGCGGCCTGCGGCGCGGCCGTTCCGCAGCTGTCCGGGCGGGGCCTGGGCCACTCGGGCGGCACGCTCGACAAGCTGGAGTCCATCCCGGGCTGGCGGGCCTCGCTCAGCAACGACGAGATGCTGGGCGTGCTGCGCGAGGCCGGGGCCGTGGTGTGCGCGGCGGGCGCCGGGCTGGCCCCGGCGGACCGGAAGCTGTACGCGCTGCGGGACGTGACCGCGACGGTGGAGTCGATCCCGCTGATCGCGTCCTCGATCATGTCGAAGAAGATCGCGGAGGGTACCGGCGCGCTGGTGCTGGACGTGAAGGCGGGCTCCGGCGCGTTCATGAAGACGGTCGAGGACGCCCGTGAACTGGCCGAGACCATGGTCGAGATCGGCACCGACCACGGCGTGCGGACCGTCGCGCTGCTGACGGACATGAACACGCCGCTGGGCCTGACGGCCGGCAACGCGCTGGAGGTCCGGGAGTCGGTCGAGGTGCTGGCGGGCGGCGGGCCGACGGACGTGGTGGAACTGACGCTGGCGCTGGCCCGCGAGATGCTGGACGCGGCCGGGCTGACCGACGCCGACCCGGCGCGGGCGCTGGCGGACGGCTCGGCGATGGACCGCTGGCGCCGCATGATCACCGCTCAGGGTGGTGACCCGGACGCGCCGCTGCCGACCGCGCGCGAGCGGCACGTCCTGGCCGCGCCGGCCTCCGGGGTGCTGACGAGGCTGGACGCCTACGCGGTGGGGGTGGCGGCCTGGCGGCTGGGCGCGGGCCGGACCCGTAAGGAGGACCCGGTGCAGGCGGGCGCGGGCGTGGAACTGCACGCCAAGCCGGGGGACAAGGTGACGGCCGGGGCGCCGCTGCTGACCCTGCACACGGACACCCCGGAACGGTTCGACGCGGCGCTGGCGGAGCTGGCGGGAGACGCGATCCGGATCGAGGAGGGAGCGGACGTGCGGGCGACTCCGACCGTGCTCGGTCGGATCGCATAG
- a CDS encoding cytidine deaminase → MTGTTPDWEALRAAARDAMSRAYAPYSRYPVGAAALVDDGRTVTGCNVENASYGLGLCAECGLVSALHATGGGRLTHFTCCDGRGNVITPCGRCRQLLMEHGGPTLRVDTADGIRPLSDLLPDAWHLD, encoded by the coding sequence ATGACCGGCACGACGCCCGACTGGGAGGCGTTGCGCGCGGCGGCCCGGGATGCCATGTCCCGGGCCTACGCCCCGTACTCGCGATACCCGGTGGGCGCCGCCGCCCTGGTGGACGACGGGCGGACGGTGACCGGCTGCAATGTGGAGAACGCCTCCTACGGCCTCGGCCTGTGCGCCGAGTGCGGCCTGGTCTCCGCCCTGCACGCCACCGGCGGCGGCCGGCTGACCCACTTCACCTGCTGCGACGGCCGGGGCAACGTGATCACGCCGTGCGGGCGCTGCCGCCAGTTGCTGATGGAGCACGGCGGCCCGACGCTGCGGGTGGACACGGCGGACGGCATCCGGCCGCTGTCCGACCTGCTGCCCGACGCCTGGCACCTCGACTAG
- a CDS encoding ABC transporter permease, with product MTTTLSTTTDKVPPSSGPARESRRRLTYPVVLLILAGALLLLSAVRAITDQASLTSTAQWGAAMGFAVPIGLAGLGGLWAERSGVVNIGLEGMMMLGLFSAGWMGWQHGPWAAVLAGVVGGALGGLIHAVATVTFGVDHIISGVAINILALGVVQYLAKLWFAAENSEAAARGGNDKQSPPMERMEPFTVPGVSDCLGDLADKKWFLISDLAGILRATVHEVSWLTLLAVVLFVGTYLVLWKTPFGLRLRSCGENPQATESLGVNVYLYKYAALTVSGGLAGLGGAYLAVLIRMYQDGQTGGRGYLGLATMIFGNWRPGGVAAGAGLFGFMDVLQTRDRPVVHATLLLFALGLAAAAVWQFYRGKRVQAVIVAATAVALWAWYVTTDTLPLELVTASPYLTTLLVLTLFAQRLRMPKADGRPYRRGQAT from the coding sequence GTGACCACCACCCTGTCCACCACCACCGACAAGGTGCCGCCGAGCAGCGGCCCGGCGCGCGAGAGCCGCCGCCGGCTCACGTATCCGGTGGTGCTGCTGATCCTGGCCGGCGCGCTGCTGCTGCTCTCCGCCGTCCGCGCGATCACCGACCAGGCGAGCCTGACCTCCACCGCCCAGTGGGGCGCGGCCATGGGCTTCGCCGTCCCGATCGGCCTGGCCGGCCTCGGCGGCCTGTGGGCCGAACGGTCCGGCGTGGTCAACATCGGCCTTGAGGGCATGATGATGCTCGGCCTCTTCTCGGCCGGCTGGATGGGCTGGCAGCACGGGCCGTGGGCGGCCGTGCTGGCCGGCGTCGTCGGCGGCGCGCTCGGCGGCCTGATCCACGCGGTGGCCACGGTCACCTTCGGCGTCGACCACATCATCTCCGGCGTCGCCATCAACATCCTGGCCCTCGGCGTCGTGCAGTACCTCGCGAAGCTGTGGTTCGCCGCCGAGAACAGCGAGGCGGCGGCCCGGGGCGGCAACGACAAGCAGTCCCCGCCGATGGAGCGGATGGAGCCGTTCACCGTCCCCGGCGTCTCGGACTGTCTGGGCGACCTGGCCGACAAGAAGTGGTTCCTGATCTCGGACCTGGCGGGCATCCTGCGCGCCACCGTCCACGAGGTCTCCTGGCTGACGCTGCTCGCCGTCGTCCTCTTCGTCGGCACGTACCTGGTGCTGTGGAAGACGCCCTTCGGGCTGCGGCTGCGCTCCTGCGGCGAGAACCCGCAAGCCACCGAGTCCCTCGGGGTCAACGTCTACCTCTACAAGTACGCCGCGCTCACCGTCTCCGGCGGCCTGGCCGGTCTGGGCGGCGCGTACCTGGCGGTGCTGATCCGCATGTACCAGGACGGCCAGACGGGCGGTCGTGGCTATCTGGGTCTGGCCACCATGATCTTCGGCAACTGGCGCCCCGGCGGCGTCGCGGCCGGCGCCGGGCTCTTCGGCTTCATGGATGTCCTCCAGACCCGCGACCGGCCCGTCGTCCACGCCACGCTCCTGCTCTTCGCGCTCGGCCTGGCCGCCGCGGCGGTCTGGCAGTTCTACCGGGGCAAGCGCGTCCAGGCGGTGATCGTGGCCGCCACCGCCGTGGCGCTGTGGGCCTGGTACGTCACGACCGACACCCTGCCGCTCGAACTGGTCACGGCCAGCCCGTACCTGACGACGCTGCTGGTCCTCACCCTCTTCGCGCAGCGGCTGCGCATGCCCAAGGCGGACGGCAGGCCGTACCGCAGGGGACAGGCCACATGA
- the mgtE gene encoding magnesium transporter: protein MTHLPALLEEHDLAGALEWLETQPPYAIADEIARMDAVESVITFRLLDKDRALEVFEELDPVDQQQILQGLRDQAFRDLVENMDPDDRARMLKEAPAKVAQRVLAGLSAHERQMTAALLGYPEGSVGRFMTPETVALQQDLTVGQALEVVRRRGAHAETIYTLPVVDRGRRLTGIVELRELVLSEPTAMVSDLVVTEPPMARATARAEDAARLMRETNVLDLPVVDSEDRLVGLLTSDDAFEVIEAADTEDVARQAGAEPLERHYMSASVFQLSRTRMMWLMLLLVAATLTVSVTQMYEGELNAVTDLALFVPLLIGTGGNAGAQAATAAVRALAVGEVRTSDLIRVIWRECRTGLLLGCMLAGVGFVVGAFFVGLDVAAVVGLTLVVICAWASTVGGTMPLLAKKLRIDPAVVSAPMVTTLVDATGLVIYFSIAKVMLGI from the coding sequence ATGACCCACCTGCCCGCCCTGTTGGAAGAGCACGACCTCGCGGGGGCGCTGGAGTGGCTGGAGACGCAGCCGCCGTACGCCATCGCCGACGAGATCGCCCGGATGGACGCCGTGGAGTCGGTGATCACCTTCCGACTGCTGGACAAGGACCGCGCCCTCGAGGTCTTCGAGGAGCTCGACCCCGTCGACCAGCAGCAGATCCTCCAGGGCCTGCGCGACCAGGCGTTCCGCGATCTGGTCGAGAACATGGACCCCGACGACCGGGCCCGGATGCTCAAGGAGGCTCCGGCCAAGGTCGCCCAGCGGGTGCTGGCGGGGCTGAGCGCGCACGAGCGGCAGATGACCGCCGCGCTGCTGGGCTATCCCGAGGGGTCCGTCGGCCGCTTCATGACGCCGGAGACGGTCGCGCTCCAGCAGGACCTGACGGTGGGGCAGGCGCTGGAGGTCGTCCGCCGCCGGGGCGCCCATGCCGAGACCATCTACACCCTCCCGGTCGTGGACCGGGGCCGGCGGCTGACCGGCATCGTGGAGCTGCGCGAGCTGGTGCTGAGCGAGCCGACCGCGATGGTCTCCGACCTGGTGGTGACCGAGCCGCCCATGGCCAGGGCCACCGCCCGCGCCGAGGACGCGGCGCGGCTGATGCGCGAGACCAACGTGCTCGACCTGCCGGTGGTGGACAGCGAGGACCGGCTCGTCGGCCTGCTCACCAGTGACGACGCCTTCGAGGTCATCGAGGCGGCGGACACCGAGGATGTGGCCCGCCAGGCGGGCGCGGAGCCGCTGGAGCGGCACTACATGTCCGCCAGCGTCTTCCAGCTCTCCCGCACCCGGATGATGTGGCTGATGCTGCTGCTGGTGGCGGCGACGCTGACCGTCTCCGTCACACAGATGTATGAGGGCGAGCTGAACGCGGTCACCGATCTCGCCCTCTTCGTCCCCCTGTTGATCGGCACCGGCGGCAACGCGGGCGCCCAGGCGGCCACGGCGGCGGTCCGCGCCCTGGCGGTGGGCGAGGTCCGCACCTCCGACCTGATCCGGGTCATCTGGCGCGAGTGCCGCACGGGTCTGCTGCTCGGCTGCATGCTGGCGGGCGTCGGCTTCGTCGTCGGCGCGTTCTTCGTCGGGCTGGACGTGGCAGCCGTGGTCGGCCTGACCCTGGTGGTGATCTGCGCCTGGGCCTCGACGGTCGGCGGCACGATGCCGCTGCTGGCGAAGAAGCTGCGGATCGACCCGGCGGTGGTCTCGGCGCCGATGGTCACCACGCTGGTCGACGCGACGGGCCTGGTCATCTACTTCTCCATCGCCAAGGTGATGCTGGGCATCTGA
- a CDS encoding ABC transporter permease, with amino-acid sequence MNALLRRLDREKLVLALAAPLLAIVTALAITSAIMGITGDNPFRAFEVMLDYGSKSDSQVWIVNKSIPYYLSAVAVAIGFRMNLFNIGVDGQYRVAAFFAAVVGGALSLPGIVQIPVILLTAMVCGAIWAGIAGYLKATRGVSEVITTIMLNFIGGSLIAYFLQEGRLAERDENIIHTEDIPGSSFFFEFPTTPDPVYGTILVAVAVGLLYWFVLGRTRFGFDLRAVGRSEPAAEASGVSVKRTVVTAMLLSGAVAGLVGMPTLLNESGNYGNDFPEGIGFTGIAIALLGRNHPIGMGLAALLWGFLERTGTQLEFEGYDQEIVGVMQGVIVLSVVVAYEIVRRWGIRRQQRQVGEQLAAQSRKNDAAEVPA; translated from the coding sequence GTGAACGCCCTGCTGCGCCGACTGGACCGGGAGAAGCTGGTCCTGGCGCTGGCCGCGCCCCTGCTGGCGATCGTGACGGCGCTGGCCATCACCTCGGCCATCATGGGCATCACCGGCGACAACCCGTTCCGCGCGTTCGAGGTGATGCTCGACTACGGCAGCAAGAGCGACAGCCAGGTCTGGATCGTCAACAAGTCGATCCCGTACTACCTGTCGGCGGTCGCCGTCGCCATCGGCTTCCGGATGAACCTGTTCAACATCGGCGTCGACGGCCAGTACCGCGTCGCCGCCTTCTTCGCGGCCGTGGTCGGCGGCGCGCTCAGCCTGCCGGGCATCGTCCAGATCCCGGTCATCCTGCTGACCGCGATGGTCTGCGGCGCCATCTGGGCGGGTATCGCCGGCTATCTGAAGGCGACCCGGGGCGTCAGCGAGGTCATCACCACGATCATGCTGAACTTCATCGGCGGCTCGCTCATCGCGTACTTCCTCCAGGAGGGACGCCTCGCCGAGCGCGACGAGAACATCATCCACACCGAGGACATCCCCGGCTCCAGCTTCTTCTTCGAGTTCCCCACCACCCCCGACCCGGTGTACGGCACGATCCTCGTCGCCGTCGCGGTCGGCCTGCTCTACTGGTTCGTCCTGGGCCGCACCCGCTTCGGCTTCGACCTGCGGGCCGTGGGCCGTTCCGAGCCGGCCGCCGAGGCGAGCGGCGTCAGCGTCAAGCGCACGGTGGTCACCGCCATGCTGCTGTCCGGCGCGGTGGCCGGTCTGGTCGGCATGCCGACGCTGCTGAACGAGTCGGGCAACTACGGCAACGACTTCCCCGAGGGCATCGGCTTCACCGGTATCGCCATCGCCCTGCTGGGCCGCAACCACCCCATCGGCATGGGCCTGGCCGCCCTGCTGTGGGGCTTCCTGGAACGGACCGGCACCCAGCTGGAGTTCGAGGGCTACGACCAAGAGATCGTCGGCGTGATGCAGGGCGTCATCGTGCTCTCCGTCGTCGTCGCCTACGAGATCGTCCGCCGCTGGGGCATCAGGCGCCAGCAGCGCCAAGTGGGCGAACAGCTCGCCGCCCAGTCCCGCAAGAACGACGCGGCGGAGGTGCCCGCGTGA
- a CDS encoding NAD-dependent epimerase/dehydratase family protein produces the protein MRGHIRRTQQRERGRLPDGRSPVKVFVTGATGYIGGSVAVRLLQAGHTVRRLAAWREPVPAVLSGAS, from the coding sequence GTGAGAGGACATATTCGGCGCACACAACAAAGGGAGCGCGGCCGACTCCCCGACGGGAGGAGCCCGGTGAAGGTCTTCGTCACCGGTGCGACCGGTTACATCGGCGGTTCGGTGGCCGTCCGGCTCCTCCAGGCCGGTCACACGGTGAGACGCCTCGCCGCATGGCGCGAGCCGGTCCCCGCGGTCCTCTCCGGAGCCTCCTGA
- a CDS encoding nitroreductase family deazaflavin-dependent oxidoreductase, producing MAETEIHDSPTSWVSDHIRRYVETDGREGHLWRDGVPTLLLTTRGRKSGVLRRTALIYGRDGEDFLIVASQGGKPDHPAWYHNLVADPEVRLQVGADKFTARARTATPEERARLWPRMTEIWPDYDDYQTKTSREIPIVVLTRV from the coding sequence ATGGCTGAAACAGAGATTCACGACAGCCCGACGAGCTGGGTGAGTGATCATATCCGGCGCTACGTCGAGACGGACGGCCGCGAAGGTCACCTCTGGCGCGACGGCGTCCCGACGCTGCTCCTGACCACCCGGGGCCGCAAGTCCGGCGTGCTGCGCCGCACGGCCCTGATCTACGGCCGGGATGGCGAGGACTTCCTGATCGTCGCCTCGCAGGGCGGCAAGCCCGATCACCCCGCCTGGTATCACAACCTGGTGGCCGACCCCGAGGTCCGACTCCAGGTCGGCGCCGACAAGTTCACGGCCAGGGCCCGCACGGCGACCCCGGAGGAGCGGGCCCGGCTGTGGCCGCGGATGACCGAGATCTGGCCCGACTACGACGACTACCAGACGAAGACGTCCCGGGAGATCCCGATCGTCGTCCTGACCCGCGTCTGA
- a CDS encoding GlxA family transcriptional regulator: MAETPHRVAVVAVPPVTTFDLAIPGFVFGELGPAGRPAYEVRVCAVRPGIIQGLGGLDVVVPHDLGVIAEADTVVVTGIGEREETDTRVLDALREAAAAGKRIASICSGSFVLAQAGLLDGRSATTYWAVSDEFRRRFPDVDLVGDVLFVDDGQVLTSAGGSAGVDLCLHLIRADLGAAVAGEAARQLVAAPARPGGQAQLVRDPVPPESGLSLAATREWALCRLAEPLSLTDLAAHASTSVRTLTRRFRAETGLSPLQWLLHRRLDRALELLETTDLPMDHIAHRSGIGTADSLRRHLARRTGLTPRAYRAAFGRAPAA, from the coding sequence ATGGCCGAGACCCCGCACCGCGTCGCCGTCGTCGCCGTGCCGCCCGTCACGACATTCGATCTCGCCATTCCGGGATTCGTGTTCGGGGAGCTGGGCCCGGCGGGCCGGCCCGCCTACGAGGTGCGGGTCTGCGCCGTGCGGCCCGGCATCATCCAGGGGCTCGGCGGCCTGGACGTCGTCGTCCCGCACGATCTGGGCGTGATCGCGGAGGCGGACACGGTCGTCGTCACGGGCATCGGCGAACGGGAGGAGACCGACACCCGGGTGCTCGACGCGCTGCGCGAGGCCGCGGCGGCGGGCAAGCGGATCGCGTCGATCTGCTCCGGCTCGTTCGTGCTGGCCCAGGCCGGGCTGCTGGACGGGCGCAGCGCGACGACCTACTGGGCGGTCAGCGACGAGTTCCGCCGGAGGTTCCCTGATGTGGACCTGGTGGGCGACGTGCTCTTCGTGGACGATGGGCAGGTACTGACCTCGGCCGGCGGCTCGGCCGGGGTCGATCTCTGTCTGCATCTGATCCGCGCCGATCTCGGCGCCGCCGTGGCCGGTGAGGCCGCCCGCCAGCTGGTGGCCGCCCCCGCCCGGCCGGGCGGACAGGCCCAGCTCGTCCGGGACCCCGTGCCGCCGGAGAGTGGGCTGTCGCTGGCGGCCACCCGGGAGTGGGCGCTGTGCCGGCTGGCGGAGCCGCTGTCGCTGACCGATCTCGCCGCCCACGCGAGCACGAGCGTCCGCACGCTGACCCGCCGCTTCCGGGCGGAGACCGGGCTCAGCCCGCTCCAGTGGCTGCTGCACCGGCGCTTGGACCGGGCCCTTGAGCTGCTGGAGACGACGGATCTGCCGATGGATCACATCGCCCACCGCAGCGGCATCGGCACCGCCGACTCGCTGCGCCGCCACCTCGCCCGCCGCACCGGTCTCACGCCGCGCGCCTATCGCGCCGCCTTCGGCCGCGCGCCCGCGGCGTAG
- a CDS encoding ABC transporter ATP-binding protein: MPAPSSRAQLGKDPGVPAVALRGITKRFPGVVANHDIDITVKRGTIHALVGENGAGKSTLMKILYGMQRPDEGTITIDGEQVAFRSPADAIARGIGMVHQHFMLADNLTVLENVVLGAEKPHGIGARARRRIVQLSDAYGLGIRPDVLVEEIGVADRQRVEILKVLYRGARTLILDEPTAVLVPQEVDALFGNLRELTAEGLTVLFISHKLGEVLSVADDITVIRRGTTVGTVVPSGTTPRQLAELMVGSELPTPETRESTVTDEPVLTVSGLHLSGRDADGLLREVLTGIDLTIHKGEVLGIAGVEGNGQVELVEAIMGIRRPDSGRITMNGADIAHASTRVRRESGIGYIPEDRHRHGLLLEAPLWENRMLGHVTEPPNSRGPLLTAREARADTRRIVEEYDVRTPGIEVTAGSLSGGNQQKLIVGREMSHRPKVLIAAHPTRGVDVGAQAQIWDHIREARREGLAVLLISADLDELIGLSDTLRVMYRGRFVADADPAAITPEELGGAMTGTATGHLEPGTEEEAPS, translated from the coding sequence ATCCCAGCCCCCAGCAGCCGAGCACAGCTCGGCAAGGACCCCGGCGTCCCGGCCGTCGCCCTGCGCGGCATCACCAAACGCTTTCCCGGCGTCGTCGCCAACCACGACATCGACATCACCGTCAAACGCGGCACGATCCACGCCCTTGTCGGGGAGAACGGCGCCGGCAAATCCACCCTGATGAAGATCCTCTACGGCATGCAGCGGCCGGACGAGGGCACCATCACCATCGACGGTGAGCAGGTCGCGTTCCGGAGCCCGGCCGACGCGATCGCGCGCGGCATCGGGATGGTGCACCAGCACTTCATGCTCGCGGACAACCTCACCGTCCTGGAGAACGTGGTCCTCGGCGCCGAGAAGCCGCACGGTATCGGCGCCCGCGCCCGCCGGCGCATCGTGCAGCTCTCCGACGCCTACGGCCTGGGCATCCGCCCCGATGTGCTGGTCGAGGAGATCGGCGTGGCGGACCGGCAGCGGGTGGAGATCCTCAAGGTTCTCTACCGGGGTGCCCGGACCCTGATCCTGGACGAGCCGACGGCCGTGCTGGTGCCGCAGGAGGTCGACGCCCTGTTCGGCAACCTGCGGGAGCTGACCGCCGAGGGCCTGACCGTTCTCTTCATCTCCCACAAGCTGGGTGAGGTGCTGTCCGTCGCCGACGACATCACCGTGATCCGGCGCGGCACCACGGTCGGCACGGTGGTGCCGTCCGGGACCACGCCCAGGCAGCTCGCCGAGCTGATGGTCGGCAGCGAGCTGCCCACGCCGGAGACCCGCGAGTCGACCGTCACCGACGAGCCGGTGCTCACCGTCTCCGGGCTGCACCTGTCCGGCCGGGACGCCGACGGCCTGCTTCGTGAGGTCCTGACCGGCATCGACCTCACCATCCACAAGGGCGAGGTGCTGGGCATCGCCGGCGTGGAGGGCAATGGCCAGGTCGAGTTGGTCGAGGCCATCATGGGCATCCGGCGCCCGGACTCCGGGCGGATCACCATGAACGGCGCCGACATCGCGCACGCCTCGACCCGCGTGCGCCGCGAGAGCGGCATCGGGTACATCCCCGAGGACCGGCACCGGCACGGCCTGCTGCTGGAGGCCCCGCTGTGGGAGAACCGGATGCTGGGCCACGTCACCGAGCCGCCCAACAGCCGGGGTCCGCTGCTGACGGCCCGCGAGGCGCGGGCGGACACCCGCCGGATCGTCGAGGAGTACGACGTCCGCACGCCCGGCATCGAGGTCACAGCCGGCTCCCTGTCCGGCGGCAACCAGCAGAAGCTGATCGTGGGCCGCGAGATGAGCCACCGCCCGAAGGTGCTGATCGCCGCGCACCCGACGCGCGGCGTGGACGTCGGCGCGCAGGCGCAGATCTGGGACCACATCCGTGAGGCCCGCCGCGAGGGGCTCGCGGTGCTGCTCATCTCGGCGGACCTGGACGAGCTGATCGGACTGTCGGACACCCTGCGGGTGATGTACCGGGGCCGGTTCGTCGCGGACGCCGACCCCGCCGCCATCACCCCCGAGGAGCTGGGAGGGGCCATGACCGGCACCGCGACCGGCCATCTGGAGCCCGGGACGGAAGAGGAGGCCCCGTCGTGA